The DNA segment GTCCGGTGGAACCAACGGAAGATCGCGCCACTTGGACAGCCGCCGAGCAACCGGCCGCCGAGGCCGCGCCGGAAGTGCCGGCGCCTGCTCCGCATCGTACGGAGCCCGCCGTCGCGGAGACCAGCACGTCGGGCGACGACGAAGTTCTCTTCACCAAGCAAAGCGCGAGCCTGAACGTCGGCACCGCCGGCCCAAAGGCTGTCGCGATCGGCAAGCAGGCGACCTATCGCGTTGTCGTGCAGAATCCCAGCAGTCAGGCCGCCACGGCCGTCGTGGTGAGCGTCCGTTTGCCGAACTGGACGGAAGTCGTCAGCAACGAAACCACCCAAGGCGTGGCGACGCCTTCCACGACCTCGCCCGGCTTAATCGAATGGCAACTCGCCGAGATTCCGGCGCGCAGCCAGGAAGAGCTCACGCTGGAATTGATTCCGCGCAAGAGCCAGGCCTTCGACCTCGCGGTCGGCTGGTCGCAGCAACCGCAGACGGCACAAGCCACGGTTGAAGTGCAGGAGCCGAAGCTCAAGATCGAGATCGACGGCCCCAGCGAAGTCCACTACGGCGAGAACCAAGTCTATAAGCTCACGCTGTCGAACCCCGGCAATGGCGCGGCCGACAACGTGATGATTCACTTGCTCCCCATCGGCCAAGGCGCCGAACCGCCGGCGATGCACAACGTCGGCACGTTGGCCGCCGGAGCGAGCCAGACATTGGAGATCGAGCTCACGCCGCGTCAGGCCGGCGAGTTGGTCATCAAGGCCGAAGCCACGGCCGACGGCGACTTGCATTGCGAAGCGGTCGAGGAAGTCCTCGTCCGCCGCGCCGGCTTGGCCTCCACCGTGCATGGCCCGAAGATGCAGTACGCCGGCACGATGGCCACGTATGAAATCCAAGTCACCAACCCCGGCAACGCCTCGGCGCAAGACGTCGTAATCGCCGCCGAGTTGCCCGCAGGCGCTGAGTTCAAGGAAGTCACCGGCGCCGGTCGGTACAACTCCGACACCGGCGCCGTGGAATGGACGCTGCCGCAGTTGCAGGCCGGCGGCGAAGAAACCATGATCATCAAATGCGTGCTCGCCACGCCGGGCGTCAACAATCTGAACCTCACGGCCTCCGCCTCGGGCGAGTTGTCGAGCGACGCGCAGACCATCACACGCGTCGAAGCCTTGGCGGACCTGGTACTCGAC comes from the Planctomycetia bacterium genome and includes:
- a CDS encoding CARDB domain-containing protein, with the protein product MFRNALVATIFLACGLCSTALSLAQEPTTDGMGAQLADRLQKFRHNITGTGGPKGQARPTGQQGAPRTATAPRRPTKPQPQQQPTYDPYAEDYDDAEFFPNTGIGEFFSNLTGRPPKDQPAPAAMRPSTQPRAGSVARQQPNAGGRITRPTAAAQNQGMAARTQSYAPAATAPRSAPRQAAAQEPAEQPQSAENRSLQDRLANSRRQAVSRGASAAAPPAARVARRPVEPTEDRATWTAAEQPAAEAAPEVPAPAPHRTEPAVAETSTSGDDEVLFTKQSASLNVGTAGPKAVAIGKQATYRVVVQNPSSQAATAVVVSVRLPNWTEVVSNETTQGVATPSTTSPGLIEWQLAEIPARSQEELTLELIPRKSQAFDLAVGWSQQPQTAQATVEVQEPKLKIEIDGPSEVHYGENQVYKLTLSNPGNGAADNVMIHLLPIGQGAEPPAMHNVGTLAAGASQTLEIELTPRQAGELVIKAEATADGDLHCEAVEEVLVRRAGLASTVHGPKMQYAGTMATYEIQVTNPGNASAQDVVIAAELPAGAEFKEVTGAGRYNSDTGAVEWTLPQLQAGGEETMIIKCVLATPGVNNLNLTASASGELSSDAQTITRVEALADLVLDVTDPRGPVAVGQDVIYEVRISNRGTKSADGVEAIIFFSEGVEAITVEGGDHQVSTGQVDFKAIPSVPAGGEVIYTITARAETAGNHVFRAEVHCKSLGTSLASEETTKFYAEGAALESSGVSPTPAGEEELSPTPAE